Genomic DNA from Candidatus Hydrogenedentota bacterium:
TCTTATCAACATGGGGTCCGCGTAACACCGTATATTTGGAAATGTTCGTCGGAAGAGGAATAGGTCCGCGTACACCGGCACCCGTAGCCTTGGCGGCCTGTACGATATCGGCGGCGGATTTATACAACAGACGATGATCGTAGGCTTTCAGTTTAATTCGAATTTTGTGGCTAGACGCCATAGTTATTCTCCATTGGCACGACGTTGCTAATAAAACGTTGACCAGGCTAAATACACAAAGTTCGCTTCAACTTGTGCGCGA
This window encodes:
- the rpsJ gene encoding 30S ribosomal protein S10, coding for MASSHKIRIKLKAYDHRLLYKSAADIVQAAKATGAGVRGPIPLPTNISKYTVLRGPHVDKKSREQFECRTHKRLLDILEPSASTVDALMKVVLPAGVDVEIKQ